In the genome of Cyclopterus lumpus isolate fCycLum1 chromosome 19, fCycLum1.pri, whole genome shotgun sequence, the window GTTTCTATTTGTAGAATTCCATCAGGAATATGAAAGAAGGGATGTATGAAATACATACAGGTTGTATGTATTTGTTCTGAATCAGAACTAGGAGCTTATTTAGATTTATGATACACAATGCAAAATgcaaaccttttttgtttttcgaATATTAAAAGACATATTctgcaaaaccttttttttgtattcaacaGAATAATCCGTAGTTGTGAATGTCTAAACACAAGCAACAATACGATGTTTAAGTAAAACCAGGATCAATCAGATCAATACCTAAGATATCTAAATATCTTCAGATGCATCATTATGAATACATTAGAGATATTATATTACTTGATTTTGATGCATTAATCACTGCTTGTTAAGGTGGATCTTATTTTAATAACGTTATATACAGCTGGGTAGTTTCACCTTTAAAGATACGTCATCGTTTATTAGTTggttatattttgtattcacaATCTTAATCAAGAGctcaaactaaaaataaatgttcctctGATCTGGAGTAGAGTAGAAGAATAAAGTAGCAGCACATGGTtaaaaagtacaagtaccttaaGTAGTACAGAACTTCAGCAAACGCGTGCGTGCGACTGCAGGACTGAGTTGAGGAACATCATTCTTTAACTTCCGCGTTAATCCCGCGGAGGGATACAGACACGCCACTTCCAGCTGCCTGCACTGACTGACCGCTCCGTCCGCCGCCCAGACTGGCCGCCTCTCACAGGGTGTTTTTAACTGTCCTGTGCGCGTCCTCTGCAGCTGACCGAGGACCTGATCGAGGACCTGACCGAGGACCTGATCGAGGTCCTGATCGAGGACCTGACCGAGGACCTGATCGAGGTCCTGATCGAGGACCCGAGGACCTGATCGAGGTCCTGATCGAGGACCTGACCGAGGACCTGATCGAGGACCTGATCGAGGTCCTGATCGAGGACCTACCCGAGGACCTGATCGAGGACCTGATCGAGGACCTGACCGAGGACCCGAAGACCTGACCGAGGACCCGAGGACTGACCGGTCATGGAGGTCTCGTTTGTTGGCAAACGGGCTCTGGTCACCGGAGCAGGAAAAGGTCAAGGCTCCCCTACACATGTACACTCAACCAGACGTCTGCAGAGCGCAGCGACCCCTGCAGGCTGCTTTAAAACGACATCCTCTGCAGCgctgcaggacacacacacacacacacgtacacacgcacacacacgctattCAAAAGTTTTAGTCATAGTTCTTATTTAGTTTACCTGCTCAAAAGaaactttcttttcagtttactcCTCTACATCAGGGCTGCCCAAAGTGGGGTCCACAGGCCAAAGTTTCTATTTGTCCCACCAGATGTTTCTAGTGAGAAAAAAggaatttaaataaagaaaatatgtaGAATTGGACCGTGAATTTTCATGAGATCAAAATGCTCGATAAATATGTTGGATCCCTAATTATTTTCATAATCTGATCATGGCGGTTAGAGTTTGTTAGAGTAAAGTTAGGTTACCTAACAATTGCATACAGAATGTATCATGACTTGTTCACGGTGGTTCccttatttacctttttatgagcagtaaacattaaataaaaactataataTATAGTTGTGAGCAGAAGTGTTTGTTAATGTATGTGTTTACAACTATAACTCCTCCTGTGGACACCCGGTATGAAGTGTAAAGAGAATGTATGACAATATAGTGAAACACTTGTAATGATTTTATAATATGTCTTCATAGAAGTTCTAATTGCGGACAAATGAAGCATTAACCGTCCTCTGGTTACAACAACATTATAGTGAGTTAGAAATCAGGAATTAAATGTAAACTGCTTATTAATGCTAAATGACTTGAAGGTGAACATTAGCCTTACAaagaaataatagaaaaaagcGGAGGTGATGAAAATGTAATGTGAAGTGAAACTGTTAAAGTCTGTGATGCATCTGCACGCACCCTCATAGAGTGCTCAGCTCCAACACAGAAAAGAACCAAAAGCTTTGTTCACGGAGCGCAGTGTGCCGGAGACATGTGTGGAATGTGCCACaagtctttgtctttgtgtttatgGATGTGTTGCGTCTCAGGGATCGGCAGGGACACGGCTCTGGCTCTGGCACGCTGCGGGGCAAAGGTCACAGCGGTCACACGCACGCAGGCCGACCTCGACAGTCTGGTGCAGGAGGTACTGCGCTCACTTTTTCACTTGAATTTAAATGTGATGGGGTTGGTAGAGATTCCCGTGTTTAAGACCCGAAACCTTCCGGACAGTTCTATTACTCCAGAGATGGTTTGAGGGATAAAACACGTCATCTGGGGTTCATTACCTGAAACAGGCTGACATGAGGCTCCATATGGTTTAGTTTCCAGATTCTTCATTCAGCAATCAGAGATTTCAATTGGAGAGTCCCAAGTTACAACTTGGACTGGAGATGAACGTGGCATCTTTTTTCTGGCAATATATAATagtaaatattattaaaacCAAAAAAGAATGTATTCGAAGCATATCAATGACTGAGAGATTGCCtacacacggctctcaacatggaggCGGCCAtaagctaacagtgcaaacaacggcaacagtgcttccctgagggggaaccggaggatAGGTGCTGCGCTTCAGCGGGTCCACGAGGGTCCACAAGGGTCCATGAGAGTCCACGAGGGTCCACAAGGGTCCACGAGAGTCCACGAGGGTCCACGAGGGTCCGTGTGACGTCCGCTTACTGCCAATTTGTTAAGTCACTACGCTACAAGTGATAGCATAGCGGTTTACTGCGCATGTGTGCAAGCCAATTTTGGGAGTAAAACCAAGGCTCAAGTCTCCGAGGTCACAACCACATTGGCGGTATACAGACGTCCGCACAGAGCCTCGTACGACCTTTGCTCCTCCATGTATATGTAACAAACGTGGTTATTCTATGTAAGAAATGTACTTATTGGATCTCAAACCACGCCTTTCCTAAACCGTACCAAGTAGGTTTGTCGTGCAAGTAAACCTTacgttggaagtttattttaaaagcgACTGTATGCACATAACAAGTGGAAAATGACTTATGGCCACTGAGCAAGCAGCCGTCCTAGAAGAGTTAAAGTGTTGCTCTTATTTGTATGCAAGTCATACAGATTTTTGTAGTATACAGCTTTGTGAGTCAGTATAGACAGAATACAAATTTACAAAATACATGTACGCTTTAGTTTCTTAAAGGACATGCATCTGTTGTGTTGCTGTTGAATGGATGGTTGTCTCAAagcttttaatataattgaaTGATCATTGAAACATTACagtttttcctccttttctccttcatctccctctATTATCTGCACCGACGTGTTGACTTCCTCTCACAGTGTGCGTCCATCACCCCGGTGTGTGTAGACTTGGCAGACTGGGGGGCCACGGAAGCGGCTCTGCAGGTCGTCGGTCCCATCGATCTGCTGGTGAATAATGCTGGATGTGCCAGTCTGCAGCCGTTTCTGGAGGTCACGCCCGACCAGTTTGACCAGTAAGACCAAATACGGGATTCTTTGATGATTTTGACTTAGAAAGTAGCAAATAGTCATTGAATACTTGTTTGTCATCTGGAAACctgttatgtttattatgttttatggtGTCTTTCATCTCCAGGTCATTCAATGTGAATGTGAAAGCTGTGTTGCATGTCTCCCAGGTATAGGAATGGCTTAAATCCACATCTCTGCACCTGCATGTCCTACATTCTTGGCTTTAGTTTGttctttggtgtttttttatgaGTAGATGTTTTGCTGAGCTAAACATTAACAGTTAACTCAGGTTTTGGTGTCAGGGACAGTACAGTATGTTCAACAAGACTTAAAATACATCTGTAATGGACAAGTGGCGTATCAATGCTTTTATCACACCATTAGTTTATATTGAAATGTCTGCTTTGTCAAACTGCTTCTGCTGAATCAAATGGAGCTCTGTTTCTGTGGTCAGATATTGGCCCGTGGGATGAAGGCAAGAGGGTCAGGAGGCTCCATCGTTAACGTGTCCAGCCAGGCCTCGCAGTGTGCCCTCAGAGACCACGCTGTCTACTGTGAGTAACGGGGGCTGCCGTGCACCATTCACCTGGAGCCTTTCCTTGGAGAAAATAATGTAGCTGATGGAGGTGTTCGGTACATATGGACCCTTTCAACAGCTTGGGTCCATGCATAGAATTACAATATGAGTAGAATGGACATTCCCATTCAAATCCACATTGGTCAGAGTGGCGGCACtgtttatgtgtaatgttgcCATTGTGACCGTTGTAGCAGGCTAACAAGCTACTTATGGACCCTACTTGTggaaaacatgataaaggaccctccgtggtgtccttccagtagagaaaacatgataaaggacccacctgggtgtccttccagtagagaaaacatgataaaggacccaccgtggtgtccttccagtagagaaaacatgataaaggaccCTCCGTGGTGTCCTTctagtagagaaaacatgataaaggacccaccagggtgtccttccagtggagaaaacatgataaaggacccacctgggtgtccttccagtagagaaaacatgataaaggaccctccgtggtgtccttccagtagag includes:
- the dcxr gene encoding L-xylulose reductase, whose amino-acid sequence is MEVSFVGKRALVTGAGKGIGRDTALALARCGAKVTAVTRTQADLDSLVQECASITPVCVDLADWGATEAALQVVGPIDLLVNNAGCASLQPFLEVTPDQFDQSFNVNVKAVLHVSQILARGMKARGSGGSIVNVSSQASQCALRDHAVYCATKGALDMLTKVMALELGPQQIRVNSVNPTVVMTDMGRLGWSDPEKSKTMLSRIPLGRFAEVEDVVNTILFLLSDKSNMINGVSLPVDGGFLAC